In the Clavelina lepadiformis chromosome 8, kaClaLepa1.1, whole genome shotgun sequence genome, one interval contains:
- the LOC143468564 gene encoding E-selectin-like — MQEDGTWNKSPPNTCETLTCPSVTAPANGRIAESANRVHVRGSTIRFECNGGYEVEGRESIRCRDDYTWDRSVPTCRERKCPDVSNPQNGRFVLESGNRFARSSTLRLECDEGYEVDGNDMITCRDDYTWSHSRPSCRDFSSE; from the exons ATGCAGGAGGATGGAACCTGGAATAAATCTCCGCCAAATACTTGCG AGACACTGACTTGCCCTTCGGTCACTGCTCCTGCAAATGGAAGAATTGCAGAATCAGCCAACAGAGTTCATGTTCGTGGTTCAACAATCAGATTTGAATGTAACGGAGGTTATGAGGTCGAAGGAAGAGAATCAATTAGATGCAGAGATGACTACACGTGGGATAGATCTGTACCTACATGCAGAG AAAGGAAATGCCCTGATGTTAGTAACCCGCAAAACGGAAGATTTGTTCTGGAATCTGGAAATCGTTTTGCACGCTCATCAACGCTACGATTGGAATGTGACGAAGGATACGAAGTGGACGGAAACGACATGATAACTTGCCGGGATGATTATACATGGAGCCATTCAAGGCCTTCATGCAGAG ATTTTTCAAGCGAATAG
- the LOC143468531 gene encoding protein lev-9-like isoform X1, producing MSRFAVLLSTGQETCVRNLSLLEEGRNCRKFCDTNSDCRSSSKQCLCDDVCGKSCYNPNAPCEALEPVENAVIEGERAYGNEVIYTCNDGYVLVGSSKRTCRSDKKWTGSAPYCKAVCSTPMRTSSSYPETSKDVYETGDVVTYSFRFGDECSIPDSYQNGGTCINRIDDYTCFCGHGYEGKDCSIRLDCLVPPAPTDGSVSPSSGNRVLLDGTITYSCDPGYFMKNQLHGTLKATCLRSGNWNRPTPVCEESRCIVPQTPAHGTLSRSAGEKVPADRSVSFTCDEGYTMIGQPTIYCRRSGTWSNEFPETTMH from the exons ATGTCTCGTTTTGCAGTATTGCTTTCGACCGGACAAGAAACATGCGTGCGCAATTTATCACTTCTTGAAGAGGGTAGAAATTGCAGAAAGTTTTGCGACACAAACTCTGACTGCAGAAGTTCTTCGAAACAATGCCTGTGCGATGATGTTTGTGGAAAGTCTTGCTATAACCCAA ACGCCCCATGCGAAGCTCTCGAACCTGTCGAAAACGCCGTAATAGAAGGAGAAAGAGCCTATGGAAATGAGGTCATCTACACATGCAATGATGGATATGTTTTAGTCGGCAGCAGTAAGAGAACTTGCCGATCCGACAAGAAATGGACGGGTTCAGCACCGTACTGCAAAG CTGTTTGTTCGACTCCCATGCGCACGTCAAGCTCATATCCAGAAACAAGCAAAGACGTTTATGAAACTGGAGATGTTGTCACTTACAGCTTCCGCTTTG GTGACGAATGTAGTATTCCGGATTCTTATCAAAACGGAGGAACTTGTATCAACAGGATAGATGattacacttgtttttgcgGGCACGGATACGAAGGAAAGGATTGCTCAATAC GCCTTGATTGCTTGGTGCCTCCTGCGCCAACCGATGGATCCGTTTCACCGTCATCGGGCAACAGAGTGTTATTGGATGGGACAATTACTTACTCATGCGATCCAGGTTACTTCATGAAAAATCAGCTACATGGGACGTTGAAAGCAACATGTCTGAGGAGCGGGAATTGGAATCGACCCACCCCAGTCTGTGAAG AGAGTCGATGTATTGTTCCTCAAACACCGGCTCACGGAACCTTGTCAAGATCTGCTGGGGAAAAAGTCCCCGCAGACAGAAGTGTTTCATTTACATGTGATGAAGGCTATACAATGATCGGACAACCAACCATATATTGCCGACGCTCCGGAACTTGGTCAAATGAGTTTCCTGA AACGACAATGCACTGA
- the LOC143468531 gene encoding protein lev-9-like isoform X2: protein MSRFAVLLSTGQETCVRNLSLLEEGRNCRKFCDTNSDCRSSSKQCLCDDVCGKSCYNPNAPCEALEPVENAVIEGERAYGNEVIYTCNDGYVLVGSSKRTCRSDKKWTGSAPYCKAVCSTPMRTSSSYPETSKDVYETGDVVTYSFRFGDECSIPDSYQNGGTCINRIDDYTCFCGHGYEGKDCSIRLDCLVPPAPTDGSVSPSSGNRVLLDGTITYSCDPGYFMKNQLHGTLKATCLRSGNWNRPTPVCEESRCIVPQTPAHGTLSRSAGEKVPADRSVSFTCDEGYTMIGQPTIYCRRSGTWSNEFPECVD, encoded by the exons ATGTCTCGTTTTGCAGTATTGCTTTCGACCGGACAAGAAACATGCGTGCGCAATTTATCACTTCTTGAAGAGGGTAGAAATTGCAGAAAGTTTTGCGACACAAACTCTGACTGCAGAAGTTCTTCGAAACAATGCCTGTGCGATGATGTTTGTGGAAAGTCTTGCTATAACCCAA ACGCCCCATGCGAAGCTCTCGAACCTGTCGAAAACGCCGTAATAGAAGGAGAAAGAGCCTATGGAAATGAGGTCATCTACACATGCAATGATGGATATGTTTTAGTCGGCAGCAGTAAGAGAACTTGCCGATCCGACAAGAAATGGACGGGTTCAGCACCGTACTGCAAAG CTGTTTGTTCGACTCCCATGCGCACGTCAAGCTCATATCCAGAAACAAGCAAAGACGTTTATGAAACTGGAGATGTTGTCACTTACAGCTTCCGCTTTG GTGACGAATGTAGTATTCCGGATTCTTATCAAAACGGAGGAACTTGTATCAACAGGATAGATGattacacttgtttttgcgGGCACGGATACGAAGGAAAGGATTGCTCAATAC GCCTTGATTGCTTGGTGCCTCCTGCGCCAACCGATGGATCCGTTTCACCGTCATCGGGCAACAGAGTGTTATTGGATGGGACAATTACTTACTCATGCGATCCAGGTTACTTCATGAAAAATCAGCTACATGGGACGTTGAAAGCAACATGTCTGAGGAGCGGGAATTGGAATCGACCCACCCCAGTCTGTGAAG AGAGTCGATGTATTGTTCCTCAAACACCGGCTCACGGAACCTTGTCAAGATCTGCTGGGGAAAAAGTCCCCGCAGACAGAAGTGTTTCATTTACATGTGATGAAGGCTATACAATGATCGGACAACCAACCATATATTGCCGACGCTCCGGAACTTGGTCAAATGAGTTTCCTGAGTGTGTGGATTAG
- the LOC143468509 gene encoding protein lev-9-like isoform X1: MLKKENLVSENMEIKFCQVCAVIVLLSTTYQISAQCPRRNQTKADAVGRPCRKPCPSQAQCKDGKICRCDHECGMSCINMNNLCGLPSVTPNMARVRVYRRHSNGSLVLKPSPPYQYDDMAEYECAPGYRLEGSQNFNLCHGRKSWTRLAVCARSCRKFDEEKVLRNLMICGTNCVTSSECTEDMSCVCDGYCGRTCVNPDIDCGEAPPSTHASIKYDGEGFQRRAYYRCDVGFYPQSGDLTRKCTGGGTWSGRLINCAPTTCGDPLPSIRSMGGDIVQYQHGPYLVGHQVTFQCSPGQRFLGDSVQTCMEDGQWSGLNAICDLIDDESRCPHPGVPINGNLLTRSNFTVGTMIEFECDEGYSMIGDRQQECFYFLQWSDGGAPKCIDPRYPASNSAPLRRLQGNLETTEDLVHSHSLGHSLLSTSTILHETIFVIDISEDVSDETLRVSLNFAENLVIEASRDNYLKCAIIVFASGSKVVLRFASVPTQEVIQSLRTILADREKFV; this comes from the exons AtgttaaagaaagaaaatttagTTTCAGAAAACATGGAGATCAAGTTTTGTCAAGTTTGTGCAGTAATCGTTTTGCTTTCAACAACTTACCAAA TCTCAGCTCAGTGTCCAAGAAGAAACCAAACAAAGGCAGATGCTGTAGGACGACCTTGTCGTAAGCCCTGTCCATCACAAGCTCAGTGTAAAGATGGAAAAATATGTCGCTGTGATCATGAATGTGGAATGTCTTGCATCAATATGA ATAACTTATGCGGTCTACCATCGGTGACACCAAATATGGCAAGAGTTCGCGTTTATCGAAGACACTCCAACGGATCACTCGTATTGAAACCGTCGCCACCTTACCAGTATGATGACATGGCTGAGTATGAGTGTGCGCCTGGTTACCGTTTAGAAggatctcaaaattttaacttatgcCATGGAAGAAAAAGTTGGACTAGATTGGCGGTTTGTGCTC GAAGTTGCCGCAAGTTTGAcgaagaaaaagttttgcgaAATCTCATGATATGCGGAACAAATTGTGTGACAAGTTCAGAGTGCACGGAAGACATGAGTTGTGTGTGTGATGGGTATTGTGGTAGGACTTGTGTGAACCCAG ATATCGATTGCGGGGAAGCCCCACCATCCACACACGCTTCAATCAAATATGACGGGGAAGGATTTCAACGGAGAGCTTACTACCGGTGTGACGTCGGATTTTATCCTCAGTCCGGAGATTTAACGAGGAAATGCACAGGAGGAGGAACCTGGAGTGGAAGATTGATCAACTGCGCTC CTACAACTTGTGGTGATCCATTGCCTTCTATTCGATCGATGGGTGGCGACATTGTGCAGTATCAGCATGGCCCATATTTGGTTGGACACCAAGTGACGTTTCAGTGTTCTCCAGGACAAAGGTTTCTAGGAGACAGCGTTCAAACGTGCATGGAAGACGGACAGTGGAGTGGATTAAACGCAATTTGTGATTTGATTG ATGATGAATCAAGATGTCCGCATCCTGGAGTTCCAATAAACGGTAATCTCTTGACAAGGAGCAACTTCACGGTGGGAACGATGATTGAGTTTGAATGTGATGAAGGATACTCGATGATTGGAGATCGACAACAAGAATGTTTTTACTTCCTACAGTGGAGCGATGGTGGTGCTCCGAAATGCATAG ACCCTCGATACCCTGCCAGCAATTCAGCTCCTTTACGTCGACTTCAAGGAAATCTGGAAACAACTGAAGATCTTGTCCACAGCCACAGCCTGGGTCATTCATTATTATCAACATCAACAATATTGCATGAAACAATCTTTGTTATTGATATTTCTGAAGATGTCAGTGATGAAACTCTTAGAGTTTCCCTGAATTTTGCTGAGAATCTTGTAATTGAG gCAAGCAGAGACAACTACTTGAAATGCGCCATCATTGTTTTTGCTTCAGGATCTAAAGTTGTCCTGAGGTTTGCTTCAGTTCCTACGCAAGAAGTAATTCAATCGCTGAGAACTATTTTAGCAGACAGAG AAAAGTTCGTGTAA
- the LOC143468509 gene encoding complement C2-like isoform X2 yields the protein MSCINMNNLCGLPSVTPNMARVRVYRRHSNGSLVLKPSPPYQYDDMAEYECAPGYRLEGSQNFNLCHGRKSWTRLAVCARSCRKFDEEKVLRNLMICGTNCVTSSECTEDMSCVCDGYCGRTCVNPDIDCGEAPPSTHASIKYDGEGFQRRAYYRCDVGFYPQSGDLTRKCTGGGTWSGRLINCAPTTCGDPLPSIRSMGGDIVQYQHGPYLVGHQVTFQCSPGQRFLGDSVQTCMEDGQWSGLNAICDLIDDESRCPHPGVPINGNLLTRSNFTVGTMIEFECDEGYSMIGDRQQECFYFLQWSDGGAPKCIDPRYPASNSAPLRRLQGNLETTEDLVHSHSLGHSLLSTSTILHETIFVIDISEDVSDETLRVSLNFAENLVIEASRDNYLKCAIIVFASGSKVVLRFASVPTQEVIQSLRTILADREKFV from the exons ATGTCTTGCATCAATATGA ATAACTTATGCGGTCTACCATCGGTGACACCAAATATGGCAAGAGTTCGCGTTTATCGAAGACACTCCAACGGATCACTCGTATTGAAACCGTCGCCACCTTACCAGTATGATGACATGGCTGAGTATGAGTGTGCGCCTGGTTACCGTTTAGAAggatctcaaaattttaacttatgcCATGGAAGAAAAAGTTGGACTAGATTGGCGGTTTGTGCTC GAAGTTGCCGCAAGTTTGAcgaagaaaaagttttgcgaAATCTCATGATATGCGGAACAAATTGTGTGACAAGTTCAGAGTGCACGGAAGACATGAGTTGTGTGTGTGATGGGTATTGTGGTAGGACTTGTGTGAACCCAG ATATCGATTGCGGGGAAGCCCCACCATCCACACACGCTTCAATCAAATATGACGGGGAAGGATTTCAACGGAGAGCTTACTACCGGTGTGACGTCGGATTTTATCCTCAGTCCGGAGATTTAACGAGGAAATGCACAGGAGGAGGAACCTGGAGTGGAAGATTGATCAACTGCGCTC CTACAACTTGTGGTGATCCATTGCCTTCTATTCGATCGATGGGTGGCGACATTGTGCAGTATCAGCATGGCCCATATTTGGTTGGACACCAAGTGACGTTTCAGTGTTCTCCAGGACAAAGGTTTCTAGGAGACAGCGTTCAAACGTGCATGGAAGACGGACAGTGGAGTGGATTAAACGCAATTTGTGATTTGATTG ATGATGAATCAAGATGTCCGCATCCTGGAGTTCCAATAAACGGTAATCTCTTGACAAGGAGCAACTTCACGGTGGGAACGATGATTGAGTTTGAATGTGATGAAGGATACTCGATGATTGGAGATCGACAACAAGAATGTTTTTACTTCCTACAGTGGAGCGATGGTGGTGCTCCGAAATGCATAG ACCCTCGATACCCTGCCAGCAATTCAGCTCCTTTACGTCGACTTCAAGGAAATCTGGAAACAACTGAAGATCTTGTCCACAGCCACAGCCTGGGTCATTCATTATTATCAACATCAACAATATTGCATGAAACAATCTTTGTTATTGATATTTCTGAAGATGTCAGTGATGAAACTCTTAGAGTTTCCCTGAATTTTGCTGAGAATCTTGTAATTGAG gCAAGCAGAGACAACTACTTGAAATGCGCCATCATTGTTTTTGCTTCAGGATCTAAAGTTGTCCTGAGGTTTGCTTCAGTTCCTACGCAAGAAGTAATTCAATCGCTGAGAACTATTTTAGCAGACAGAG AAAAGTTCGTGTAA
- the LOC143468494 gene encoding sushi, von Willebrand factor type A, EGF and pentraxin domain-containing protein 1-like isoform X2, translating to MCNEITCPRRTTPADARPSSSKSQWLVDDVLSYTCDVGYDFRGNPSSTCLVTGRWSNDLPNCRIRRCVHQDVPEHSTANPNKSQWVYGDRVTYTCGRGYELSGSAESRCTSSGRWSDPPPTCTIRSCEHPTPPRNVDIIRPANKMSWVYEDTITYGCSRGFRLSGAKILSCTEDGTWSHPVPTCQQITCERSDPDFGESIPRKERYIFEEEITYSCNEGFDLEGAIRSSCQASGSWNNDPPNCYLPGVWKTWGGWTPCSVTCGEGNRRRWRVCGRYGRTGGACLGSSLQDEGCSTPCPARKTSYSDKEYLIFRIEKNFNDARDACQNLGGDLALVKTEMIQNALSTIMGSLGRTPFSYGYFIGMTDQKQEGRWHWLDDTRLTHRNWNWREPNNAGNEDCGSMSRNGGWNDLACWRKTYYICERDMDPCSDTVCMNDGRCVADSNLRSYDCQCPSYTRGNHCERIFNPCWNSPCQSGNCHSEDGYYYCVCPENSFGLHCDNVVQCPKPRIEDIIQLLGNNEQDAYNVGTRLKFSFRDIEQTIEGYDEITCRRDGTWNKSPPNTCETLTCPSVTAPANGRIAESANRVHVRGSTIRFECNGGYEVERRESIRCRDDYTWDRSVPTCRERKCPDVSNPQNGRFVLESGNRFARSSTLRLECDEGYEVDGNDMITCRDDYTWSHSRPSCRGKHKYYFIISLKASNFLLS from the exons ATGTGTAATG AAATAACCTGTCCACGCCGAACCACACCTGCAGACGCCAGACCAAGTTCATCAAAGTCGCAATGGCTGGTAGATGATGTTCTAAGTTACACTTGCGATGTTGGATATGACTTTAGGGGAAATCCTTCATCAACCTGTCTAGTTACTGGACGTTGGTCAAATGATTTACCCAATTGTCGCA TACGACGATGTGTACACCAAGACGTTCCAGAACATTCTACAGCTAACCCTAATAAAAGTCAATGGGTTTATGGAGACAGAGTCACTTACACTTGTGGTCGTGGCTACGAGTTGTCAGGATCGGCTGAATCACGCTGCACGTCAAGTGGTCGTTGGTCTGATCCTCCACCTACTTGCACAA TAAGATCATGCGAGCATCCCACACCACCACGTAACGTCGACATAATAAGACCAGCAAACAAAATGTCTTGGGTGTATGAAGATACTATAACATATGGATGTAGTAGAGGTTTTCGCTTAAGTGGAGCCAAAATTTTGTCATGCACTGAAGACGGGACGTGGTCGCACCCTGTACCGACTTGCCAAC AAATCACCTGTGAGCGCTCTGACCCCGACTTCGGCGAGTCAATCCCCAGAAAGGAAAGATATATTTTCGAGGAAGAAATTACATATTCATGCAACGAAGGATTTGATTTGGAGGGTGCAATTAGGTCAAGTTGTCAAGCATCTGGAAGTTGGAATAACGATCCTCCAAACTGCTATTTGCCTG GAGTTTGGAAAACCTGGGGTGGATGGACACCTTGCTCAGTTACCTGTGGTGAGGGAAACAGAAGAAGATGGAGAGTTTGTGGAAGATATGGTCGTACCGGAGGAGCATGCCTGGGCTCTTCCTTGCAAGACGAAGGATGTTCTACTCCATGCCCAGCAagaaaaacaa GTTACTCTGACAAGGAGTACTTAATCTTTCGAATCGAGAAAAACTTCAATGATGCTAGAGACGCTTGTCAGAATTTAGGGGGAGATCTTGCCTTGGTAAAAACAGAGATGATTCAAAATGCACTTTCAACAATTATGGGGAGTCTTGGACGCACACCTTTCAGTTATGGTTATTTTATCGGAATGACTGATCAAAAACAAGAAGGACGCTGGCACTGGCTTGACGATACACGCCTGACTCATAGAAACTGGAACTGGCGTGAACCGAACAATGCAGGAAATGAAGACTGCGGAAGCATGTCGCGAAACGGAGGATGGAATGATCTCGCTTGTTGGCGAAAAACCTATTATATTTGCGAAAGAG ATATGGACCCGTGCAGCGACACGGTGTGTATGAATGATGGTCGATGCGTTGCCGACAGTAACCTCAGAAGTTACGACTGTCAATGCCCTTCATATACAAGAGGGAATCATTGCGAGAGAA ttttcaaCCCTTGCTGGAATTCGCCTTGTCAAAGCGGAAATTGTCATTCTGAAGACGGCTATTATTACTGCGTTTGTCCGGAAAATTCGTTCGGGTTGCACTGCGACAACG TCGTACAGTGTCCAAAGCCGCGGATAGAAGACATAATACAATTATTAGGAAATAATGAGCAGGACGCGTATAACGTGGGAACCAGGTTGAAGTTTAGTTTCCGGGACATTGAGCAAACAATAGAAGGTTATGACGAAATAACATGCAGGAGGGACGGAACCTGGAATAAATCTCCGCCAAATACTTGCG AGACACTGACTTGCCCTTCGGTCACTGCTCCTGCAAATGGAAGAATTGCAGAATCAGCCAACAGAGTTCATGTTCGTGGTTCAACAATCAGATTTGAATGTAACGGAGGTTATGAGGTCGAAAGAAGAGAATCAATTAGATGCAGAGATGACTACACGTGGGATAGATCTGTACCTACATGCAGAG AAAGGAAATGCCCTGATGTTAGTAACCCGCAAAACGGAAGATTTGTTCTGGAATCTGGAAATCGTTTTGCACGCTCATCAACGCTACGATTGGAATGTGACGAAGGATACGAAGTGGACGGAAACGACATGATAACTTGCCGGGATGATTATACATGGAGCCATTCAAGGCCTTCATGCAGAGGTAAGCATAAATACTACTTCATCATTTCTTTGAAGGCaagcaattttttattaagttAA
- the LOC143468494 gene encoding sushi, von Willebrand factor type A, EGF and pentraxin domain-containing protein 1-like isoform X1, with the protein MCNGGMIKETRFLKYHTFINHIQLNTFPEITCPRRTTPADARPSSSKSQWLVDDVLSYTCDVGYDFRGNPSSTCLVTGRWSNDLPNCRIRRCVHQDVPEHSTANPNKSQWVYGDRVTYTCGRGYELSGSAESRCTSSGRWSDPPPTCTIRSCEHPTPPRNVDIIRPANKMSWVYEDTITYGCSRGFRLSGAKILSCTEDGTWSHPVPTCQQITCERSDPDFGESIPRKERYIFEEEITYSCNEGFDLEGAIRSSCQASGSWNNDPPNCYLPGVWKTWGGWTPCSVTCGEGNRRRWRVCGRYGRTGGACLGSSLQDEGCSTPCPARKTSYSDKEYLIFRIEKNFNDARDACQNLGGDLALVKTEMIQNALSTIMGSLGRTPFSYGYFIGMTDQKQEGRWHWLDDTRLTHRNWNWREPNNAGNEDCGSMSRNGGWNDLACWRKTYYICERDMDPCSDTVCMNDGRCVADSNLRSYDCQCPSYTRGNHCERIFNPCWNSPCQSGNCHSEDGYYYCVCPENSFGLHCDNVVQCPKPRIEDIIQLLGNNEQDAYNVGTRLKFSFRDIEQTIEGYDEITCRRDGTWNKSPPNTCETLTCPSVTAPANGRIAESANRVHVRGSTIRFECNGGYEVERRESIRCRDDYTWDRSVPTCRERKCPDVSNPQNGRFVLESGNRFARSSTLRLECDEGYEVDGNDMITCRDDYTWSHSRPSCRGKHKYYFIISLKASNFLLS; encoded by the exons ATGTGTAATGGTGGGATGataaaagaaacaagatttttaaaatatcacaCTTTTATCAATCACATTCAATTAAACACTTTTCCAGAAATAACCTGTCCACGCCGAACCACACCTGCAGACGCCAGACCAAGTTCATCAAAGTCGCAATGGCTGGTAGATGATGTTCTAAGTTACACTTGCGATGTTGGATATGACTTTAGGGGAAATCCTTCATCAACCTGTCTAGTTACTGGACGTTGGTCAAATGATTTACCCAATTGTCGCA TACGACGATGTGTACACCAAGACGTTCCAGAACATTCTACAGCTAACCCTAATAAAAGTCAATGGGTTTATGGAGACAGAGTCACTTACACTTGTGGTCGTGGCTACGAGTTGTCAGGATCGGCTGAATCACGCTGCACGTCAAGTGGTCGTTGGTCTGATCCTCCACCTACTTGCACAA TAAGATCATGCGAGCATCCCACACCACCACGTAACGTCGACATAATAAGACCAGCAAACAAAATGTCTTGGGTGTATGAAGATACTATAACATATGGATGTAGTAGAGGTTTTCGCTTAAGTGGAGCCAAAATTTTGTCATGCACTGAAGACGGGACGTGGTCGCACCCTGTACCGACTTGCCAAC AAATCACCTGTGAGCGCTCTGACCCCGACTTCGGCGAGTCAATCCCCAGAAAGGAAAGATATATTTTCGAGGAAGAAATTACATATTCATGCAACGAAGGATTTGATTTGGAGGGTGCAATTAGGTCAAGTTGTCAAGCATCTGGAAGTTGGAATAACGATCCTCCAAACTGCTATTTGCCTG GAGTTTGGAAAACCTGGGGTGGATGGACACCTTGCTCAGTTACCTGTGGTGAGGGAAACAGAAGAAGATGGAGAGTTTGTGGAAGATATGGTCGTACCGGAGGAGCATGCCTGGGCTCTTCCTTGCAAGACGAAGGATGTTCTACTCCATGCCCAGCAagaaaaacaa GTTACTCTGACAAGGAGTACTTAATCTTTCGAATCGAGAAAAACTTCAATGATGCTAGAGACGCTTGTCAGAATTTAGGGGGAGATCTTGCCTTGGTAAAAACAGAGATGATTCAAAATGCACTTTCAACAATTATGGGGAGTCTTGGACGCACACCTTTCAGTTATGGTTATTTTATCGGAATGACTGATCAAAAACAAGAAGGACGCTGGCACTGGCTTGACGATACACGCCTGACTCATAGAAACTGGAACTGGCGTGAACCGAACAATGCAGGAAATGAAGACTGCGGAAGCATGTCGCGAAACGGAGGATGGAATGATCTCGCTTGTTGGCGAAAAACCTATTATATTTGCGAAAGAG ATATGGACCCGTGCAGCGACACGGTGTGTATGAATGATGGTCGATGCGTTGCCGACAGTAACCTCAGAAGTTACGACTGTCAATGCCCTTCATATACAAGAGGGAATCATTGCGAGAGAA ttttcaaCCCTTGCTGGAATTCGCCTTGTCAAAGCGGAAATTGTCATTCTGAAGACGGCTATTATTACTGCGTTTGTCCGGAAAATTCGTTCGGGTTGCACTGCGACAACG TCGTACAGTGTCCAAAGCCGCGGATAGAAGACATAATACAATTATTAGGAAATAATGAGCAGGACGCGTATAACGTGGGAACCAGGTTGAAGTTTAGTTTCCGGGACATTGAGCAAACAATAGAAGGTTATGACGAAATAACATGCAGGAGGGACGGAACCTGGAATAAATCTCCGCCAAATACTTGCG AGACACTGACTTGCCCTTCGGTCACTGCTCCTGCAAATGGAAGAATTGCAGAATCAGCCAACAGAGTTCATGTTCGTGGTTCAACAATCAGATTTGAATGTAACGGAGGTTATGAGGTCGAAAGAAGAGAATCAATTAGATGCAGAGATGACTACACGTGGGATAGATCTGTACCTACATGCAGAG AAAGGAAATGCCCTGATGTTAGTAACCCGCAAAACGGAAGATTTGTTCTGGAATCTGGAAATCGTTTTGCACGCTCATCAACGCTACGATTGGAATGTGACGAAGGATACGAAGTGGACGGAAACGACATGATAACTTGCCGGGATGATTATACATGGAGCCATTCAAGGCCTTCATGCAGAGGTAAGCATAAATACTACTTCATCATTTCTTTGAAGGCaagcaattttttattaagttAA